A single region of the Marmota flaviventris isolate mMarFla1 chromosome 10, mMarFla1.hap1, whole genome shotgun sequence genome encodes:
- the Srsf4 gene encoding serine/arginine-rich splicing factor 4 yields MPRVYIGRLSYQARERDVERFFKGYGKILEVDLKNGYGFVEFDDLRDADDAVYELNGKDLCGERVIVEHARGPRRDGSYGSGRSGYGYRRSGRDKYGPPTRTEYRLIVENLSSRCSWQDLKDYMRQAGEVTYADAHKGRKNEGVIEFVSYSDMKRALEKLDGTEVNGRKIRLVEDKPGSRRRRSYSRSRSHSRSRSRSRHSRKSRSRSGSSKSSHSKSRSRSRSGSHSRSKSRSRSQSRSRSKKEKSRSPSKDDKSRSRSRSADKSRSKSKDHAEDKVQNSDSTGKPKSRSPSRHKSKSKSRSRSQERRVEEEKRGSRSRSQEKGRSQEKNLLKSRSHSRSRSKGGSRSRSRSKSKDKRKGRKRSREESRSRSRSRSKSERSRKRSSKRDSKSGGSSSKKKKKEEDRSQSRSPSRSVSKEREHAKAESAQREGRGEGEAAAPNPETRSRSRSNSKSKPNPPSESRSRSKSASKTRSQSKSRSRSASRSPSRSRSRSHSRS; encoded by the exons ATACGGTTTTGTGGAGTTTGATGATCTGCGTGATGCAGATGATGCTGTTTATGAACTGAATGGCAAAGACCTTTGTGGTGAGCGAGTAATTGTTGAGCATGCCCGCGGCCCCCGGCGAGACGGCAGTTACGGTTCTGGACGCA GTGGATATGGGTATAGAAGAAGTGGCCGAGATAAATATGGCCCTCCTACCCGCACAGAGTACAGACTTATTGTGGAGAATTTGTCAAGTCGATGCAGCTGGCAAGACCTAAAG gatTATATGCGTCAGGCAGGAGAAGTGACCTATGCAGATGCTCACAAGGGACGCAAAAATGAAGGGGTGATTGAATTTGTATCTTATTCTGATATGAAAAGAGCTTTGGAAAAGTTGGATGGAACTGAAGTCAATGGCAGAAAAATCAGATTAGTTGAAGACAAGCCAGGTTCTAGACGGCGCCGGTCTTACTCCAGGAGCCGTAGTCATTCAAG GTCTCGCTCTCGGAGCAGACATTCCCGGAAGAGCAGAAGCCGAAGTGGCAGTAGCAAAAGCAGTCATTCTAAGAGCCGATCCCGGTCCAG GTCAGGCTCCCACTCCCGGAGCAAGAGCCGCAGCCGCAGCCAGAGCCGCAGCCGCAGCAAGAAGGAGAAAAGCAGGAGCCCCAGCAAGGATGACAAGAGCCGCAGCCGCAGCCGCAGCGCTGACAAGAGCCGCAGCAAGAGCAAAGACCACGCCGAAGACAAAGTCCAGAACAGCGACAGCACCGGGAAACCCAAGAGCCGGAGTCCCAGCCGCCATAAAAGTAAGAGCAAAAGCAGGAGCCGCAGCCAGGAGCGGagggtagaggaggaaaagcGCGGGAGCCGGAGCCGCAGCCAGGAGAAGGGCCGGAGCCAGGAGAAGAACCTCCTCAAGAGCCGGAGccacagcaggagcaggagcaaaGGGGGCAGCCGCAGCCGGAGCCGCAGCAAAAGCAAAGACAAgaggaagggcaggaagagaagcagagaggagagCCGCAGCCGCAGTCGCAGCCGCAGCAAGAGCGAGCGGAGCAGGAAGCGCAGCAGCAAGCGCGACAGCAAGTCaggcggcagcagcagcaagaaaaagaaaaaggaagaggaccGTTCGCAGTCCAGGTCGCCGTCTCGCTCCGTGTCAAAGGAGCGGGAACATGCCAAGGCCGAGTCTGCCCagagggaaggcagaggagaGGGTGAAGCTGCTGCCCCCAACCCCGAGACCCGGTCCAGGTCAAGATCCAATTCCAAATCGAAACCAAACCCGCCATCAGAATCACGCTCCAGATCAAAGTCAGCTTCAAAAACCCGATCTCAGTCCAAGTCTCGATCCAGGTCTGCTTCCAGGTCGCCCTCCCGGTCTCGATCTCGGTCCCACTCAAGGTCCTAA